Proteins from one Peromyscus eremicus unplaced genomic scaffold, PerEre_H2_v1 PerEre#2#chr22_unloc_1, whole genome shotgun sequence genomic window:
- the Zfr2 gene encoding zinc finger RNA-binding protein 2, which translates to MAASSSSGLAQGAGPSSSTQPSSAFPLPAAGASYAMQSTPGTESTASRALAPATQPPAPGGGVPEGYGCSQPRASQDSTSNSQPQGPVPVATAASTHQEDGHSCRESKGTRSREDTLQQPDAASLCRPGPSSHRSDRPPKPQRAPQKQQASPTDPLGSDSWGGPGLGPWDPSFTSDALPPFLDRLPKPQAGPRPPSMHYCEVCRVSCAGPQTYRDHLEGQKHRKKQAAQRTGTQPSGGPRGAQSLHCGLCAVSCTGVDAYAAHMRGARHQKVFKLHTRLGKPIPSEPTPRSVTYTRGADTSEASVKQEAHTSHSSHTSGRPAPARGSTASRKGPPELQTVHSRPGEKRPSHSKAEATRGGPGEASGTCGDVEPVGTEYVEEVCSDEGKVIRFRCKLCECSFNDRNARDMHLTGRRHRLQYRKKVDPSLPVAARPSGPMQRVLVKRLQRQRQLAQERLEDARRWSSELRQQEEQSRQPEEPSQPQEDEQSPMLPAWVLPAPTAKPGMATARRQSGRRPESSDDRHVMCKHASIYPTEEELQAIQTAVSHTERALRLVSDTLAEESNQHGTLAPPQPRMLKGVVRVGILAKGLVLRGDHSVQLTLLCSKKPTHSLLQRIKQELPRELSIVAEEKYEVSSDHDANIVISACVEPGVKVTVSATSPLMREDPSVKRGLQDSLSDPEDVLDRERCLETLAALRHAKWFQARASGLQPCVIVIRVLRELCRCLPPWGALPAWAMELLVEKVLSSAPRPLSPGDAMRRVLEYVATGALLTDGPGLQDPCEKGPQDALEPMTPQQREDLTASAQRALRLVAFRQIHKVLHMEQLPPRTRFGARARKRMREASQAQEGPGERKRGRQGTAGLP; encoded by the exons ATGGCGGCCAGCAGCTCTTCCGGCCTCGCGCAGGGCGCCGGCCCGTCGTCCAG CACCCAGCCATCCTCGGCCTTCCCCCTCCCCGCTGCTGGGGCCAGCTACGCCATGCAGTCCACCCCTGGAACCGAGAGCACCGCCAGCCGGGCCCTGGCCCCTGCCACCCAGCCGCCTGCACCCGGAGGAGGAGTCCCAGAGGGGTATGGCTGCTCCCAGCCCCGCGCCAGCCAGGACTCCACATCCAACAGCCAGCCCCAGGGCCCTGTGCCCGTGGCCACTGCTGCATCCACCCACCAG GAGGATGGTCACAGCTGCCGAGAGTCTAAGGGGACCAGGAGCCGCGAGGACACACTGCAGCAGCCAGACGCAGCCTCGCTCTGCCGGCCAG GCCCAAGCTCTCACCGCTCCGACCGCCCACCGAAGCCCCAGCGGGCCCCGCAGAAGCAGCAGGCGTCCCCGACGGATCCCCTGGGCTCGGACTCCTGGGGTGGCCCAGGCCTCGGGCCCTGGGACCCCAGCTTTACCAGCGACGCGCTGCCGCCGTTCCTGGACAGGCTGCCGAAGCCCCAGGCGGGCCCCAGGCCGCCCTCCATGCACTACTGCGAGGTCTGCAGGGTCAGCTGCGCGGGGCCACAG ACCTATCGGGACCACCTGGAAGGACAGAAGCACCGGAAGAAGCAAGCAGCTCAGAGGACGGGGACACAGCCCAGCGGAGGTCCGAGAGGGGCCCAGAGCCTGCACTGCGGCCTCTGTGCCGTGTCCTGCACCGGGGTGGACGCCTACGCTGCCCACATGAGGGGAGCCAGGCACCAgaag GTTTTCAAGCTGCACACCAGGCTGGGGAAGCCTATTCCCTCCGAGCCCACGCCGCGGAGTGTCACCTACACCCGAGGTGCGGACACCTCCGAGGCCTCAGTTAAGCAGGAGGCTCACACCAGTCACAGCTCACACACCTCAGGCCGGCCTGCACCAGCCAGAGGATCAACAGCCTCACGAAAGG GGCCGCCTGAGCTGCAGACAGTGCACAGCCGACCTGGAGAAAAGCGACCATCACACTCCAAGGCGGAGGCCACCAGGGGAGGCCCTGGGGAAGCTTCGGGGACCTGTGGGGACGTTGAGCCAGTGGGCACAGAGTACGTGGAAGAG GTCTGCAGTGACGAGGGGAAGGTGATCCGCTTCCGATGCAAGCTCTGCGAATGCAGCTTCAATGACCGCAACGCCAGGGACATGCACCTGACTGGACGCAGGCACCGGCTGCAGTACAGG AAGAAAGTGGACCCTTCACTTCCGGTGGCCGCCCGGCCCAGCGGCCCCATGCAGAGGGTGCTGGTCAAGCGGCTGCAGAGGCAGCGGCAGCTGGCGCAGGAGAGACTGGAGGATGCACGGCGCTGGAGCTCTGAGCTAAG acagcaggaagaacagAGCAGGCAGCCTGAGGAGCCCTCACAGCCCCAGGAGGATGAGCAGTCACCCATGTTACCTGCCTGGGTCTtgccagctcccactgccaaaccAGGGATGGCCACCGCCCGgcgccag TCGGGGCGCCGGCCAGAGAGCAGTGACGACCGACATGTCATGTGCAAGCATGCCTCCATCTACCCCACCGAGGAGGAGCTGCAGGCCATCCAGACGGCAGTGTCCCACACAGAACGCGCCCTCAGACTGGTGTCAGACACGCTGGCCGAGGAGAGCAACCAGCATGG CACCCTGGCACCTCCACAACCACGGATGCTCAAGGGTGTGGTGCGGGTTGGCATCCTGGCCAAGGGCCTGGTCCTGCGTGGGGACCACAGTGTGCAGCTGACCCTGCTGTGCTCCAAGAAGCCCACGCACTCCCTGCTGCAGAGGATCAAGCAGGAACTGCCCCGAGAACTGTCG ATAGTGGCGGAAGAAAAGTATGAAGTCTCATCTGACCACGATGCCAACATCGTTATCTCGGCCTGTGTGGAGCCTGGGGTGAAGGTCACTGTGTCTGCCACCTCGCCTCTGATGCGCGAAGACCCCTCTGTGAAACGAG GACTGCAAGACTCTCTGTCCGACCCGGAGGACGTCCTGGATCGGGAGAGGTGCCTCGAGACCCTGGCAGCCCTCCGCCACGCCAAGTGGTTCCAG GCCCGCGCCAGCGGCCTGCAGCCATGCGTGATTGTCATCCGGGTTCTGCGGGAGCTGTGCCGCTGCCTGCCCCCCTGGGGGGCCCTGCCCGCCTGG GCCATGGAGCTGCTGGTGGAGAAGGTGCTGAGCAGTGCACCCCGGCCCTTGAGCCCAGGGGATGCTATGCGGAGGGTCCTGGAGTATGTGGCCACAGGCGCGCTCCTGACAG ATGGCCCAGGGCTACAGGACCCCTGTGAGAAAGGCCCACAGGACGCCCTGGAGCCCATGACCCCACAGCAGCGAGAAGACCTGACCGCCAGTGCACAG CGTGCCCTGCGTCTCGTGGCTTTCCGGCAGATACACAAGGTCCTTCACATGGAACAGTTACCTCCACGGACCAGATTTGGGGCCCGGGCACGGAAGAGGATGAGGGAGGCTAGTCAGGCCCAGGAGGGCCCTGGGGAGAGGAAGCGTGGCCGGCAGGGCACAGCGGGGCTGCCATGA